A single region of the Panthera tigris isolate Pti1 chromosome B1, P.tigris_Pti1_mat1.1, whole genome shotgun sequence genome encodes:
- the LOC122238071 gene encoding collagen alpha-1(I) chain-like, producing the protein MTVESYKDYFRDDETGTEMFRSLPRYHAKKRTGGERQRPVATALTETMVSQGDGSETRLNFQKGSVLLAILHSLFKSRMHLKINKSRSYWSSATPRNTNKDSGVNEQLFNSELTNTHGVRQSNPRLVGAEKGARPGCGGEQGTGCPPRARPAPRGADGVEGSACGCPTPARVPRAGAGHNGPAGRADGPRPGCGKGKRNGERAEGEGGMGGPAAAGAGGEARGRGARLPHRRPNKDARRTPAEPCLPGRLGARTGEGSRFAPRNGREAPSWGGGVPGPPHAGKSPLPAAARVTGPARPRQPGGPAPAPQEAAAALESPGSRRRAGTRQRRKLGSENCHKRWCFCW; encoded by the exons ATGACGGTG GAATCCTATAAGGACTATTTTAGAGATGATGAAACAGGTACAGAAATGTTCAGGAGCTTGCCAAG ATACCATGCCAAGAAGAGAACAGGAGGAGAAAGGCAAAGGCCGGTTGCCACAGCACTCACGGAAACGATGGTTTCTCAAGGAGATGGTTCTGAGACGCGCCTCAATTTTCAGAAGGGAAGCGTCTTACTGGCTATCTTGCACAGTCTATTTAAAAGTCGTATgcacctcaaaataaacaaaagccgCAGCTACTGGAGTT CAGCAACCCCGAGAAACACTAACAAAGACAGCGGAGTAAATGAACAGTTGTTCAACAGCGAACTCACAAATACACATGGAGTGAGGCAATCGAATCCG AGGCTCGTCGGGGCAGAGAAAGGAGCCCGTCCGGGATGCGGAGGGGAGCAGGGCACCGGGTGTCCTCCTCGCGCCAGACCCGCTCCGCGAGGCGCCGACGGCGTAGAGGGCAGCGCCTGCGGCTGCCCAACTCCCGCAAGGGTCCCTCGGGCCGGCGCGGGACACAATGGGCCCGCGGGCCGCGCGGACGGGCCTCGGCCCGGCTgcggaaagggaaagagaaacgGGGAGCgggcggagggagagggtggAATGGGAGGTCCCGCcgcggccggggccgggggcgagGCTCGGGGCCGAGGAGCGCGGCTTCCCCACCGCAGACCCAACAAAGACGCTAGGCGAACCCCGGCCGAGCCCTGCCTGCCTGGCCGCCTGGGCGCCAGGACAGGGGAAGGTAGCAGGTTCGCTCCTCGGAACGGCCGGGAGGCGccatcatggggggggggggtccccggtCCGCCCCACGCGGGGAagagccccctccccgccgcggCCCGCGTCACCGGCCCCGCACGACCGCGGCAGCCCGGCGGGCCCGCGCCTGCCCCACaagaggcggcggcggcgctggAAAGCCCAGGGAGCCGAAGGAGGGCGGGGACGCGGCAAAGGAGAAAGTTGGGCTCAG